The following are from one region of the Silene latifolia isolate original U9 population chromosome 9, ASM4854445v1, whole genome shotgun sequence genome:
- the LOC141600945 gene encoding uncharacterized protein LOC141600945 — MRMLQFQLQKAQNRMKQHADKNRSERAFNVGDWVYLKLQYFKQMSIQQRSNEKLSPKYYGPFQVVDKIGKVAYQLHLPSSAQIHSVFHVSQLKKCRDPSQAAGVLPALFHDSAIPKEPEAILERQLVKRGRVAATKVLIKWLGFPPEDATWMFYNDFEAQFPNSNL; from the coding sequence ATGAGAATGCTGCAATTCCAACTTCAGAAGGCTCAAAACAGAATGAAGCAGCATGCAGACAAAAATAGGAGTGAACGTGCATTTAATGTTGGCGATTGGGTCTATTTGAAGCTGCAATATTTTAAGCAAATGTCCATACAGCAGCGCAGTAATGAAAAGTTGAGTCCCAAGTATTATGGCCCTTTCCAAGTCGTGGATAAGATTGGCAAGGTtgcctatcagttgcaccttCCTTCTTCTGCTCAGATTCATTCAGTATTTCACGTTTCTCAGTTAAAGAAATGCCGTGATCCTTCTCAAGCAGCTGGTGTCTTACCTGCCCTTTTTCATGATTCTGCCATACCTAAGGAGCCTGAAGCTATCCTAGAAAGGCAGCTGGTAAAACGAGGCAGAGTTGCTGCTACGAAAGTTTTGATTAAATGGCTAGGATTTCCTCCAGAAGATGCTACTTGGATGTTTTACAATGATTTTGAGGCCCAGTTTCCCAATTCTAATCTTTGA